Proteins from a single region of Acidobacteriota bacterium:
- a CDS encoding Hsp20/alpha crystallin family protein, giving the protein MKEEVVTWVPPTDFYETAGEYVLCAEIPGVELEDIRLEFSGRTLTIRGERRFDTCCEDENYQRLEGQRGRFLRRFELPEAAETEKARMRLADGLVHLVLPKSGARGPRGGKRR; this is encoded by the coding sequence ATGAAGGAAGAGGTCGTCACCTGGGTGCCCCCCACCGATTTCTACGAGACCGCCGGCGAGTACGTCCTGTGCGCCGAAATCCCGGGCGTGGAGCTCGAGGACATCCGGCTCGAGTTTTCCGGGCGGACTCTCACCATCCGGGGGGAGCGGCGCTTCGACACCTGCTGCGAGGACGAGAACTACCAGAGGCTGGAAGGGCAGCGCGGCAGGTTCCTGCGCCGCTTCGAGCTTCCCGAGGCGGCGGAGACGGAGAAGGCGCGGATGAGGCTTGCCGACGGGCTGGTGCACCTGGTGCTGCCGAAATCGGGCGCCCGGGGACCGCGCGGGGGAAAAAGGCGCTAG